A genome region from Methanobacterium subterraneum includes the following:
- a CDS encoding cyclase family protein: protein MVNDEKNNGNDYQYIRISYNLTSKTPVHPDLTKITITPKTRITQGDDYNTSVITVENHSGTHVDAPSHFLKDGRPIYTYGPDELIFNSLLLLDLSKTADELINKEDFRTALEQFETDQLDFDCILIRTGFGKYRETDPEKYLTKNPGISPEAVSYLRGKLPKLRCLAIDTVSMSRYGRMREMIEVHQTAFQEKAEFGKPLLFVEDLNLQSLQSGMILEEIMIIPWQVEGIDSAPCTVLVKIKSN from the coding sequence ATGGTAAATGATGAAAAGAATAATGGGAACGATTACCAGTATATTAGGATATCCTACAATCTCACTAGCAAAACACCAGTCCACCCGGACCTTACCAAAATAACCATAACCCCCAAAACTCGGATTACACAGGGGGATGATTACAACACTTCAGTTATTACTGTGGAGAATCATTCCGGAACCCATGTGGATGCCCCCTCCCATTTTCTGAAAGATGGACGTCCCATTTATACCTACGGTCCTGATGAACTAATATTCAATAGTCTTCTGCTGCTGGATTTATCCAAAACAGCAGATGAACTCATTAATAAGGAAGATTTTCGCACGGCACTAGAACAGTTTGAAACAGACCAACTTGATTTTGATTGTATATTAATACGTACTGGGTTTGGGAAATACCGTGAAACTGACCCTGAAAAATATCTAACTAAAAATCCAGGAATTTCACCCGAAGCGGTATCTTATCTGAGAGGTAAACTCCCTAAACTGAGGTGTTTAGCTATTGATACGGTTTCTATGTCTCGTTACGGTAGAATGCGAGAGATGATTGAAGTTCACCAGACTGCTTTCCAGGAAAAGGCAGAGTTCGGCAAACCCCTCCTATTTGTTGAGGACTTGAATCTCCAATCCCTTCAATCCGGTATGATTCTGGAAGAAATTATGATCATCCCCTGGCAGGTGGAAGGAATTGACAGTGCCCCCTGCACCGTACTGGTGAAAATTAAATCAAATTAA
- a CDS encoding DUF2098 family protein, translated as MEAKDCRNRIIEIGSTVRYIGTCSMGRADEIHVRKCETWIKLNSTGLLYRSDFLELVDQLPLKEKRVEKNLKEKILQSRGLKKAVITQISDHTDGPGYGGG; from the coding sequence ATGGAAGCAAAGGACTGCAGAAACAGGATAATAGAGATTGGTTCTACTGTTCGCTATATTGGAACTTGTTCTATGGGAAGGGCTGATGAAATACATGTCCGAAAGTGTGAAACATGGATTAAACTAAACTCCACTGGTCTTTTATACCGATCAGACTTCCTTGAACTTGTTGACCAGTTGCCTTTAAAGGAAAAAAGAGTGGAAAAAAATCTTAAAGAAAAGATTTTGCAGTCTAGAGGGTTAAAAAAAGCTGTAATCACCCAAATATCTGATCATACTGATGGTCCGGGTTACGGTGGAGGTTAA
- a CDS encoding undecaprenyl-diphosphate phosphatase, with amino-acid sequence MDIIQAIIMGAVQGLTEFLPISSSAHLVFVPELIGAQSSLAFDTLLHVGTLVAVVGYFWKDILAMIKAFMSSLIDIINGNFKEGIKEDPFKRLTWLVLVGTIPAGLMGILLKSEFESLFSSIAAVSFFLLITGVILWSAEWISDRNREKEIKCKEIKEVSFTNSLIIGLFQGFAIAPGISRSGSTIAAGLFSGLERKLAARYSFLLSIPAILGAALVQAKDIAGFDAGLEVMIAGFLSAAIFSYLAVKFMMGYIQKHSLRIFAYYCWIIGALSLIITLVWK; translated from the coding sequence ATGGATATCATTCAAGCTATAATCATGGGAGCAGTCCAGGGATTAACCGAATTCTTACCCATCAGCAGTTCAGCACACTTAGTATTTGTCCCTGAGCTAATTGGTGCACAGTCCAGTTTAGCATTTGACACCCTTTTGCACGTTGGTACACTGGTAGCAGTGGTAGGGTACTTCTGGAAAGACATTCTAGCCATGATAAAGGCATTCATGTCTAGTTTAATTGATATTATCAATGGAAACTTTAAAGAAGGTATAAAAGAAGACCCATTCAAGAGGCTGACCTGGCTGGTGTTGGTGGGTACCATCCCGGCCGGCCTGATGGGAATTCTCTTAAAAAGCGAGTTTGAAAGCCTTTTCAGTTCTATAGCAGCAGTTAGTTTCTTCCTCCTCATAACCGGGGTAATTTTATGGAGTGCGGAATGGATTTCCGATAGAAACCGTGAAAAAGAGATTAAATGTAAAGAGATTAAAGAGGTTAGTTTCACCAATTCCCTCATTATCGGTCTTTTCCAGGGATTTGCCATTGCACCCGGGATATCCCGTTCCGGGTCCACCATAGCCGCAGGGTTATTTTCAGGCCTGGAAAGAAAATTAGCAGCACGTTACAGTTTTTTACTGTCAATTCCAGCCATACTGGGAGCTGCACTTGTACAGGCCAAAGATATTGCTGGTTTTGATGCCGGTCTGGAAGTAATGATTGCAGGGTTCTTGTCAGCAGCAATCTTCAGTTACCTGGCAGTTAAATTTATGATGGGATACATTCAAAAGCACAGCCTGCGAATATTCGCCTATTACTGTTGGATAATTGGTGCTTTATCCCTAATTATAACCTTGGTCTGGAAATAA
- the cobT gene encoding nicotinate mononucleotide-dependent phosphoribosyltransferase CobT — MDKSIKSFGSRDKLQKLQNKDSLFLCVIATTLTSRIPGITGAGASPELTDYTPAADVELILHGKPQCLPEIPQTVVGGEAAPTPAVITKAALEMAGIPFLVVDAGSAIKPSIPYVNINHNRGGNIETGAAVLNPMEIFNKGKMLGKTLSKLTDHLIIGESTPAGTTTALGVLEALGYDAWGKVSGSTPENPHTLKRQTVENGLKAAGLANDLPLDPFQAVGAVGDPMIPAVAGITAGSTVPVTLAGGTQMTAVCAFLKEAVEGFSFEDVSIATTIFVATDETADINYIAQQIAPINIYAVDPGFEKSENLGLQKYTQGVVKEGAGAGGAMLAAQLQGISIDDIRAKTEDLCREIF; from the coding sequence ATGGATAAATCTATTAAAAGTTTCGGGTCACGAGATAAACTTCAAAAATTACAGAACAAGGATTCATTATTTTTATGTGTTATTGCCACCACTTTAACTTCACGCATTCCAGGGATAACTGGTGCAGGAGCATCACCTGAACTAACAGATTACACTCCAGCAGCTGATGTGGAATTAATACTCCACGGCAAACCTCAATGTCTTCCTGAAATCCCTCAAACAGTGGTGGGGGGAGAAGCAGCCCCGACTCCTGCAGTGATAACTAAAGCCGCACTTGAAATGGCAGGAATTCCTTTCCTGGTTGTGGATGCAGGTTCAGCCATCAAACCTTCCATTCCATACGTGAATATTAACCATAACCGGGGTGGCAATATTGAAACCGGGGCAGCTGTCCTTAATCCTATGGAAATATTTAATAAGGGAAAAATGCTGGGGAAAACCCTATCTAAACTCACTGATCACCTGATAATAGGTGAAAGCACCCCTGCCGGCACCACCACTGCACTGGGTGTTCTGGAAGCCCTGGGCTATGATGCCTGGGGGAAAGTCAGCGGGAGCACACCTGAAAATCCTCACACACTAAAACGCCAGACAGTGGAAAACGGCCTGAAAGCTGCGGGGTTAGCCAATGATCTTCCCCTGGATCCATTCCAGGCAGTGGGGGCAGTGGGGGATCCTATGATCCCGGCAGTAGCAGGAATCACAGCAGGAAGCACGGTACCGGTAACTTTAGCGGGGGGAACCCAGATGACCGCTGTATGTGCATTCTTAAAAGAAGCAGTGGAAGGTTTTAGTTTCGAGGATGTTTCCATAGCCACCACCATTTTCGTGGCCACTGATGAAACTGCAGATATCAACTATATTGCCCAACAGATTGCACCCATAAACATCTATGCAGTTGACCCTGGATTTGAAAAATCAGAAAACTTGGGACTTCAAAAGTACACCCAGGGAGTGGTGAAGGAAGGTGCTGGTGCTGGGGGGGCGATGCTAGCTGCCCAACTTCAAGGTATTTCTATTGATGATATCAGGGCTAAAACAGAGGACTTATGTAGAGAAATTTTCTAA
- a CDS encoding restriction endonuclease — MGELDKNRLVKFMARVMEESGFKVYRNFQTSRHIIDIYGVLPTILGDIGVVVACKNYDDRWEVGLDVLKEMEMVGKTLKASKIVIVTTSYFTKSAVNYADRRNIKIIDKDGLVTLAKKFSAKQEEYSGVQIYDDEEGEGTPPEVAEYTPSSETASSFPKTTSSSTGFFSRGKGSLDRATKSRSFSMPEGPGLKPLLTNTISLIIIVFALSSIITYFISMGYTNTAILGIAKILISAVLSYGLVMAIERDVTTTLSKGTIVFFVSLLIYVIMIIAL; from the coding sequence GTGGGGGAATTGGATAAAAACAGATTAGTCAAATTCATGGCAAGGGTAATGGAAGAATCAGGCTTCAAGGTCTACCGTAACTTCCAGACTTCCCGACACATCATTGACATCTACGGCGTTCTACCCACCATCCTCGGAGATATTGGGGTGGTTGTAGCCTGTAAAAACTATGATGACCGCTGGGAAGTAGGTCTTGATGTTTTAAAGGAAATGGAAATGGTGGGAAAAACCCTTAAAGCCTCCAAGATCGTGATAGTTACCACCTCTTACTTCACCAAAAGTGCGGTGAACTACGCTGACCGTAGGAATATCAAAATTATTGATAAAGACGGCCTAGTGACACTGGCTAAGAAATTTTCCGCCAAGCAGGAAGAATACAGTGGCGTACAAATATACGATGATGAAGAAGGAGAAGGAACACCTCCCGAGGTTGCCGAATACACTCCTTCATCAGAAACAGCTTCTTCATTTCCCAAAACTACATCCTCATCAACCGGGTTCTTCAGCAGAGGGAAGGGAAGTTTGGATCGGGCCACTAAATCAAGATCATTTTCCATGCCTGAAGGCCCTGGACTTAAACCCCTCTTAACCAACACCATATCATTGATAATCATTGTATTCGCACTTTCATCCATTATAACTTATTTCATTAGCATGGGATACACGAATACTGCTATTTTAGGAATTGCCAAAATATTAATTTCCGCAGTGCTATCCTACGGGCTGGTGATGGCTATTGAACGTGATGTGACTACTACTCTCAGTAAGGGAACCATTGTGTTCTTTGTTTCCCTCCTGATCTACGTTATCATGATCATCGCCCTTTAA
- the surE gene encoding 5'/3'-nucleotidase SurE: protein MTILITNDDGVNSSGIIAAKKAAEKLGETLVVAPATQQSGIGHALTLFEPIRVTNTHMLDGGEAYMVSGTPTDALIIGIFQIADQKPDLVISGINIGENLGKSELTTSGTIGAAMEAAVHGIPALSVSLQVTRGDIKFHDGHVDIDFSHAQKMTERVARMILKNGLPDGVDFLNLNIPSHPDSDCLKLTRLGERMYRVHIKERLDPRGRPYYWIDGDSVEDDEVGTDVHTLKRENCATVTPISLDATASLENMIDWLD, encoded by the coding sequence ATGACCATTCTCATCACTAATGACGATGGAGTTAACTCCTCAGGCATCATCGCTGCTAAAAAAGCAGCAGAAAAACTGGGAGAAACTCTGGTTGTTGCGCCTGCAACCCAGCAAAGTGGAATAGGCCATGCCCTTACTCTTTTTGAGCCCATAAGGGTTACCAACACCCATATGCTTGATGGTGGGGAAGCTTACATGGTTTCAGGAACACCCACCGACGCGTTAATCATTGGAATCTTCCAAATAGCTGATCAAAAACCGGATTTAGTTATTTCCGGAATTAACATCGGTGAAAACCTTGGAAAATCAGAGTTAACTACCTCGGGAACCATCGGGGCTGCTATGGAGGCAGCAGTCCACGGTATCCCTGCACTTTCAGTTTCTCTGCAGGTTACCCGTGGAGATATCAAATTTCATGATGGACATGTGGATATTGACTTTTCCCATGCACAGAAAATGACAGAGAGGGTGGCACGGATGATTCTGAAAAATGGGTTACCAGATGGAGTTGATTTTTTAAACCTGAACATTCCATCACATCCTGATAGTGACTGCTTAAAGTTAACCCGTTTAGGAGAGAGGATGTATCGGGTGCATATCAAGGAGCGCCTGGACCCCCGGGGAAGACCTTACTACTGGATTGATGGTGATTCTGTGGAAGATGATGAGGTGGGTACCGATGTCCATACTCTCAAACGTGAAAACTGTGCCACCGTAACTCCCATTTCACTGGATGCCACTGCTTCTTTGGAAAATATGATAGATTGGCTGGATTAA
- a CDS encoding methanogenesis marker 12 protein, translating to MVFVGMDHGTTGVSFTVLHQQPQHLKIGRDELSSGEVLAMEELSKVVDLDSIQLMAITYAMGDGISEITPLEKVKNRGILSIEGAGKVTGGGTAVYEEIEQSGIPTVLIPGLHQGTPCMDPLFRAAYSHHASAEKVSICYNAHRETGYDNFIVSDISSNTVSLLLENGDIRGAVDACLGSMGIVHGPLDLKMIRDVDEGLRTANQCFSRAGAVKVAGIDERVAHAKDVLLERYQEGDPKAELALETMLMTIAMEIYGLAGIAGEEMEGVVLTGSVGAMQEPFDFYGTLKDTVENIGEVVMLPPTSGSVGSAQIAQAVFEGAQDILGIKVF from the coding sequence ATGGTATTTGTAGGAATGGATCACGGCACCACCGGTGTTTCTTTTACAGTGTTACACCAACAACCCCAGCACCTCAAGATAGGTCGGGATGAACTCTCTTCTGGTGAAGTTCTAGCTATGGAAGAGCTTTCAAAAGTGGTTGACTTAGATTCCATTCAACTAATGGCCATTACCTATGCCATGGGTGATGGTATCAGTGAAATAACCCCCCTGGAAAAGGTTAAAAATAGGGGAATTCTTTCCATTGAAGGAGCTGGAAAGGTTACTGGGGGAGGAACTGCTGTTTATGAGGAAATTGAACAATCCGGAATTCCCACCGTCTTAATACCTGGACTGCACCAGGGTACCCCTTGTATGGATCCTCTTTTCCGGGCAGCCTATTCTCATCATGCCAGTGCCGAGAAGGTAAGCATATGCTACAACGCCCATCGGGAAACTGGTTATGATAATTTCATTGTTTCAGATATTAGCTCCAACACGGTTAGTCTTCTCCTGGAAAATGGAGATATTCGGGGTGCGGTGGATGCCTGTCTTGGTTCAATGGGTATTGTGCACGGCCCCCTGGATTTGAAAATGATACGTGATGTTGATGAGGGATTACGCACTGCCAACCAGTGTTTTTCCCGTGCAGGGGCAGTTAAAGTGGCAGGGATAGATGAAAGGGTAGCCCATGCCAAGGATGTTCTGCTAGAAAGGTACCAGGAGGGAGACCCTAAGGCGGAACTGGCCCTGGAAACCATGCTCATGACCATTGCCATGGAGATATATGGACTAGCTGGTATTGCCGGTGAAGAAATGGAAGGTGTGGTGCTCACTGGTTCGGTGGGAGCCATGCAGGAACCCTTTGATTTTTACGGTACCCTTAAGGATACGGTGGAAAACATTGGAGAAGTGGTAATGCTACCCCCTACCTCGGGTTCAGTTGGAAGTGCCCAGATTGCCCAGGCTGTTTTCGAAGGTGCTCAGGACATACTTGGAATTAAAGTTTTTTAA
- the ilvN gene encoding acetolactate synthase small subunit codes for MDKQRSHIISAIVMHRPGVLQRVAGLFTRRGFNIDSITVGPSEQDGLARMTIISRGDEKVLEQITKQLNKIIEVVKVRDLDPEGTVIRELCLIKTHATSERSRSEIIQYANIFRGRIVDAGPENLTLEITGTPEKIDALIDLLRGFGIKEISRTGPTAISRGSKTI; via the coding sequence ATGGATAAACAGAGAAGCCATATAATCAGTGCCATAGTAATGCACCGCCCCGGTGTCCTGCAACGCGTGGCTGGCCTTTTCACCCGCAGAGGTTTTAACATAGACAGTATCACCGTTGGTCCCTCAGAACAGGATGGATTGGCCCGTATGACCATCATCTCCAGGGGTGATGAGAAAGTTCTGGAGCAGATCACCAAACAGCTGAACAAGATCATCGAGGTAGTTAAAGTTCGGGATCTGGATCCTGAGGGAACTGTAATCCGGGAACTGTGTCTAATAAAGACCCATGCCACCTCAGAAAGATCCCGTTCAGAGATCATTCAGTACGCCAACATTTTCCGGGGCAGAATCGTTGATGCCGGACCAGAAAATCTTACCCTGGAAATTACCGGAACCCCCGAAAAAATTGACGCCCTTATAGATCTTTTAAGAGGTTTTGGTATTAAAGAAATCTCCAGAACAGGCCCAACTGCCATATCCCGGGGTTCAAAGACCATCTAG
- a CDS encoding bifunctional N(6)-L-threonylcarbamoyladenine synthase/serine/threonine protein kinase has translation MICIGLEGTAEKTGVGIVDSEGNILALQGRALLPDKGGIHPREAAEHHAENLVPLIKKSLEEANLKPEDLDMVAFARGPGLGPALRTVATAARSLALSLDVPIVGVNHCIGHIEIGRLTTGCQDPLTLYVSGGNTQVTAFDSGRYQIFGETLDIAIGNCLDQFARTVGLGHPGGPRVEELALASDNYLKLPYTVKGMDLSFSGLLTAAIRKYESGAALEDVCYSLQETTFAMLVEVTERALAHSKKSEVLLVGGVAANQRLREMLEVMTQEHYADFFMPEMKYCGDNGAMNAWLGLLMYRHAKNLNMADTHVIQRYRTDQVDVPWMEKSARKLELPVELVAKGAEANICSGHYLDEEVLLKKRVVKGYRIREIDAYLRRKRTKNEAKLLGEAKRCGVVTPLVYDVDLKESVITMEKVAGNEVKVIFSGENSMDLSTIKSISRIIGENVARLHDCGIIHGDLTTSNIILREDGDSVVFIDFGLGKISDLIEDKGVDLLVFKKAINGIHHDISRECFDSIIEGYSCARDCKEIVAKIEEIEGRGRYT, from the coding sequence TTGATATGTATTGGTTTAGAGGGAACAGCAGAAAAAACTGGTGTGGGAATAGTAGATTCCGAAGGTAATATCCTGGCTCTGCAGGGCCGGGCCCTTCTTCCAGATAAAGGAGGAATCCACCCTCGTGAAGCAGCCGAACACCATGCGGAAAACTTGGTCCCCCTCATAAAAAAATCCTTAGAAGAAGCAAATTTAAAGCCAGAAGACCTGGATATGGTAGCCTTTGCACGCGGACCAGGCCTAGGTCCAGCCCTGCGAACAGTGGCCACCGCTGCCAGAAGCCTGGCTTTGTCTCTGGATGTGCCTATTGTGGGTGTGAATCACTGCATAGGACATATCGAAATTGGCAGACTGACCACTGGCTGCCAGGACCCCCTTACACTCTATGTTAGTGGGGGTAACACCCAGGTAACTGCCTTTGACAGTGGCCGCTACCAAATATTTGGAGAGACACTGGATATTGCCATTGGGAACTGTTTAGATCAGTTCGCCCGTACAGTGGGCCTGGGACACCCTGGTGGCCCCAGGGTGGAGGAACTGGCACTGGCCTCTGATAACTATCTGAAATTACCCTACACAGTGAAGGGGATGGATCTTTCCTTCTCCGGGTTACTCACTGCTGCCATTCGTAAATACGAATCTGGAGCTGCCCTGGAAGATGTGTGTTACAGTTTGCAGGAAACAACATTTGCCATGCTGGTAGAGGTGACTGAACGGGCACTGGCCCATTCTAAAAAATCAGAAGTCCTCCTGGTGGGTGGTGTAGCCGCCAACCAGCGCCTACGTGAGATGCTGGAAGTCATGACCCAGGAACACTATGCTGATTTTTTCATGCCGGAAATGAAGTACTGCGGGGATAACGGGGCTATGAACGCCTGGCTGGGTTTGTTAATGTACCGGCACGCTAAAAATCTGAACATGGCGGACACCCATGTTATACAGCGTTACCGAACTGACCAGGTGGATGTTCCCTGGATGGAAAAATCGGCCCGGAAACTGGAACTTCCCGTGGAACTGGTGGCCAAGGGTGCTGAAGCCAATATCTGCAGTGGTCATTACCTGGATGAAGAAGTTCTCCTAAAAAAGAGGGTGGTTAAGGGTTACCGGATCAGGGAGATTGATGCGTACCTCCGCAGGAAGAGAACCAAAAATGAAGCTAAACTCCTGGGAGAGGCTAAGCGTTGTGGGGTGGTGACTCCCCTGGTTTATGATGTTGATCTAAAAGAAAGTGTTATCACCATGGAGAAGGTTGCAGGAAACGAAGTAAAGGTGATTTTCAGTGGTGAAAATTCCATGGATTTATCCACAATCAAGTCTATCTCCAGGATTATTGGGGAAAATGTGGCCCGGCTTCATGACTGTGGTATAATACATGGTGATCTAACCACCAGCAACATTATTCTCCGTGAAGATGGGGATTCTGTGGTGTTCATTGATTTTGGTCTGGGTAAGATTTCTGATCTAATTGAGGATAAGGGGGTGGATTTGCTGGTTTTTAAAAAGGCCATTAACGGCATCCACCATGATATCAGCCGGGAATGTTTTGATTCCATAATTGAAGGATATTCATGTGCCCGGGATTGCAAAGAGATAGTTGCTAAAATTGAGGAAATAGAAGGACGGGGACGTTATACCTAG
- the ilvC gene encoding ketol-acid reductoisomerase: protein MKIYYEKDVNMDVLKDKTVAVIGYGSQGMAQSRNMADSGLDVIVGLRKDGDSWETAISHDMPVMTVEEASKEADVIHVLIPDEIQAQVYEKSIKDGLKEGNTLSFSHGYNIHFQYINPPKKVNVTMIAPKGPGSTVRQQYLDGFGVPGLVAVEQDYTGDALQVALAMGQGSGLTRAGVLETTFKEETETDLFGEQVVLCGGATELIKAGFETLVEAGYQPEVAYFETCHELKLIVDLIYQKGFAGMWNDVSNTAEFGGLTRRDRVITDESRKEMKKILEEIQTGKFAKEWALENQSGRPQLNRMRAIESELEIEKQGKKLRKLCGLEK, encoded by the coding sequence ATGAAGATTTATTATGAGAAAGACGTGAATATGGATGTGCTTAAGGATAAAACCGTTGCGGTTATAGGTTACGGGAGTCAGGGAATGGCCCAATCCCGAAATATGGCCGACAGTGGATTGGATGTTATTGTTGGACTGAGAAAAGATGGAGACTCCTGGGAAACTGCAATATCCCATGACATGCCAGTTATGACTGTGGAAGAAGCCAGTAAAGAGGCTGATGTTATCCATGTGTTGATCCCTGATGAAATACAGGCTCAGGTTTATGAAAAATCAATTAAAGATGGTTTAAAAGAAGGGAATACTCTAAGTTTCTCCCACGGATACAACATTCACTTCCAGTACATAAACCCGCCGAAAAAAGTTAACGTTACCATGATCGCCCCTAAAGGACCCGGATCCACAGTGCGCCAGCAATATTTAGATGGCTTCGGAGTTCCGGGCCTGGTGGCAGTTGAACAGGATTACACTGGCGATGCACTTCAGGTTGCCCTGGCTATGGGGCAGGGAAGCGGTCTTACCCGTGCCGGAGTACTGGAAACCACATTCAAGGAAGAAACTGAAACTGACCTCTTTGGTGAACAGGTAGTTCTCTGCGGAGGAGCCACCGAACTCATAAAAGCAGGATTCGAGACCCTGGTGGAAGCTGGTTACCAGCCAGAAGTGGCCTACTTTGAAACCTGCCACGAACTCAAACTCATCGTTGACCTCATCTACCAGAAAGGATTTGCTGGTATGTGGAACGACGTCAGTAACACCGCTGAATTTGGTGGACTAACCCGTCGTGACCGGGTTATAACTGATGAATCTCGGAAGGAAATGAAAAAGATCCTAGAAGAGATCCAAACCGGTAAGTTTGCCAAAGAATGGGCCCTTGAAAACCAGTCCGGCCGCCCGCAACTCAACCGGATGCGTGCCATTGAAAGCGAACTGGAAATTGAAAAACAGGGCAAAAAACTAAGGAAACTTTGCGGACTGGAAAAATAA
- the ilvE gene encoding branched-chain-amino-acid transaminase has product MAFDESGKIWFNGEFVDWKEANVHALSHVVHYGSSVFEGIRCYNTKKGPAVFRLAEHVKRLYNSAKIYRMGIPYSQEDFGQAILDTIKINQLDACYIRPAIFRGYAELGVYPLNCPVESIIAVWAWGKYLGEEALENGVDVGVSTWRRMAPNTMPNMAKAGSNYMNSQLAKMEAVASGYDEAIMLDYHGMVSEGSGENIFIVKDGVLHTPPRASSLLDGITRNSVITLAQEMDLEVKEEEIPREMLYIADELFLTGTAAEITPIRSVDHITVGDGKRGELTKQLQERFFAILEGDADDRYGWLTFI; this is encoded by the coding sequence ATGGCCTTTGACGAGTCAGGAAAAATATGGTTCAATGGAGAGTTCGTTGATTGGAAGGAAGCAAATGTTCACGCATTATCACACGTAGTGCACTACGGATCAAGTGTTTTTGAAGGAATACGGTGCTATAACACCAAAAAAGGTCCGGCAGTGTTCCGGTTGGCAGAACACGTGAAACGCCTCTACAATTCCGCCAAAATCTACAGGATGGGAATTCCTTACTCCCAGGAAGACTTTGGTCAAGCAATCCTGGATACTATAAAGATTAACCAACTTGATGCCTGCTACATACGTCCCGCTATCTTCAGAGGTTATGCCGAGCTGGGAGTTTATCCCCTGAACTGTCCAGTTGAGTCCATTATCGCGGTTTGGGCCTGGGGAAAGTACCTTGGAGAAGAGGCCCTTGAAAACGGGGTGGATGTTGGTGTTTCCACCTGGCGCCGTATGGCCCCTAATACCATGCCCAACATGGCAAAAGCAGGGTCTAACTACATGAACAGCCAGTTGGCTAAAATGGAAGCAGTAGCCAGTGGGTATGACGAGGCTATTATGCTGGACTACCATGGAATGGTCAGTGAAGGTAGTGGCGAAAACATCTTCATTGTAAAGGATGGAGTCCTGCACACCCCTCCACGTGCTTCCTCATTACTGGATGGTATCACCAGAAATTCCGTGATCACCCTGGCACAGGAAATGGATCTGGAAGTTAAAGAAGAAGAAATACCTCGAGAGATGCTTTACATTGCTGATGAACTCTTTTTAACAGGTACCGCAGCAGAAATTACCCCCATACGATCGGTTGACCATATAACTGTTGGTGATGGAAAACGGGGTGAATTAACCAAACAATTACAGGAACGTTTCTTTGCAATTTTAGAGGGTGATGCTGACGATAGGTATGGTTGGCTAACTTTCATTTAA